One Ooceraea biroi isolate clonal line C1 chromosome 6, Obir_v5.4, whole genome shotgun sequence genomic window carries:
- the LOC105286933 gene encoding uncharacterized protein LOC105286933: MICLETEYFVISKPLLKAIGLWPYQQSALIWFQVILFSGILATVIIFQLTTFVTSKCTTNFVIKILSNAFFFLTLLTKYTSFRLHINVIKDLLTQLQDTCNQITEPNEIAIIRKYGYNARRYTSIFRTFFLSTVPITIIGQVLPNIFHSVLSNNESRPHNLQITMEYFIDQQKYFYFILFHLNTAICIGIITTAAVGSTFIAYFQYACGMFMIASFRIENAMENNKLQDINNKHFILIGLSRAVEMHRQAVKLCDLLICRFETMYFCLIVFGVICLSLNLLQIFQTKESGEIQEFVLSIVLVAVCGFYMFVANLVGQDITDHNDEIYVTVYNVQWYKAPLHIQKIILFLLQRGVKSFTLTIGGLFDASFECFATLVKASVSYFTVLYSTR, encoded by the exons ATGATATGTCTCGAAACTGAATACTTCGTTATAAGTAAGCCTCTTTTGAAGGCTATTGGTTTATGGCCCTACCAACAATCAGCACTTATTTGGTTTCAAGTTATACTTTTCTCAGGAATCTTGGCGACTGTGATCATATTTCAG CTGACAACATTCGTAACTTCAAAATGTACTACTAATTTTGTCATAAAAATTCTgtcaaatgcatttttttttctaaccTTATTAACTAAATATACCTCATTCCGTCTTCACATAAATGTT ataAAGGATTTACTGACGCAACTTCAAGATACATGCAACCAAATAACAGAACCAAACGAAATAgctattataagaaaatatggCTATAATGCAAGACGTTATACATCTATATTTAGAa CGTTTTTTCTTTCCACCGTACCTATCACCATCATCGGACAAGTTTTACCGAACATTTTTCACAGTGTTCTATCTAACAATGAATCTCGTCCACATAATTTGCAAATCACGATGGAATACTTTATCGATCaacaaaaatacttttatttcatCCTATTTCACTTAAATACAGCCATTTGTATAGGAATAATTACAACAGCAGCGGTAGGATCAAcgtttattgcatattttcaATACGCTTGCGGAATGTTTATGATTGCCAG TTTTCGTATAGAAAACGcgatggaaaataataaattacaagatattaacaataaacattttatactcatcGGGCTAAGTCGTGCTGTAGAAATGCATCGGCAAGCTGTGAA ATTGTGCGATCTTTTAATATGCAGATTTGAGACAATGTATTTCTGTTTAATAGTATTTGGAGTGATTTGTCTCAGTCTGAATCTTCTTCAA ATTTTTCAGACTAAAGAATCAGGAGAGATCCAGGAATTCGTATTATCCATTGTTCTAGTAGCTGTATGCGGTTTCTATATGTTTGTAGCTAATCTAGTTGGACAAGATATAACGGACCACAATGATGAGATATATGTTACCGt ATACAACGTTCAATGGTATAAAGCTCCTTTAcacatacaaaaaataatactctTCCTGTTACAAAGAGGTGTTAAATCTTTTACACTGACTATCGGTGGACTATTCGATGCATCATTCGAGTGTTTCGCTACG TTGGTAAAAGCTTCGGTCTCTTACTTTACTGTCTTATATTCGACACGATGA